Proteins encoded together in one Helicobacter pylori window:
- the ligA gene encoding DNA ligase (NAD(+)) LigA: MIKSQKEYLERIEYLNTLSHHYYNLDESIVSDAVYDELYQELKAYEEENPNRIQANSPTQKVGATATNEFSKNPHLMRMWSLDDVFNQSELQAWLQRILKVYPNASFVCSPKLDGVSLNLLYQHGKLVSATTRGNGLEGELVTNNAKHIANIPHSIAYNGEIEIRGEVIIAKEDFDALNKERLDANEPLFANPRNAASGSLRQLDSKITKKRKLQFIPWGVGKHSLNFLSFKECLDFIVSLGFSAIQYLSLNKNHQEIEENYHTLIREREGFFALLDGMVIVVNELNIQKELGYTQKSPKFACAYKFPALEKHTKIIGVINQVGRSGAITPVALLEPVEIAGAMINRATLHNYSEIEKKNIMLNDRVVVIRSGDVIPKIIKPLETYRDGSQQKIMRPKVCPICSHELLCEEIFTYCQNLNCPARLKESLIHFASKDALNIQGLGDKVIEQLFEEKLIVNALDLYALKLEDLMRLDKFKIKKAQNLLDAIQKSKNPPLWRLINALGIEHIGKGASKTLAKYGLNVLEKSEAEFLEMEGFGVEMARSLVNFYASNQEFIRSLFDLLNPKSSDTAEEKQKSSSVFSDKTIVLTGTLSKPRQEYAQMLENLGAKIASSVSAKTDFLIAGENPGSKLALAKKHGVSVLNEEELLKRLKELD, from the coding sequence ATGATAAAAAGCCAAAAAGAATATTTAGAAAGAATTGAATATTTAAACACCCTATCGCACCATTATTACAACCTTGATGAATCCATCGTAAGCGATGCGGTCTATGATGAACTTTACCAAGAATTAAAAGCTTATGAAGAAGAAAACCCTAATCGCATTCAGGCTAACTCCCCTACCCAAAAAGTGGGGGCTACTGCCACCAATGAGTTCAGTAAAAACCCCCATTTAATGCGGATGTGGAGCTTAGATGATGTGTTCAATCAAAGCGAATTGCAAGCGTGGTTGCAACGCATTTTAAAAGTTTATCCTAACGCTTCATTCGTGTGTTCGCCCAAACTTGATGGGGTTTCACTCAATCTTTTGTATCAACATGGCAAGTTAGTGAGCGCAACCACTAGGGGTAATGGCTTAGAAGGGGAGCTTGTTACTAACAACGCTAAACACATCGCTAATATCCCTCATTCTATCGCTTATAATGGAGAAATAGAAATCAGGGGCGAAGTGATCATTGCTAAAGAGGATTTTGACGCCTTAAACAAAGAGCGCCTAGACGCTAATGAACCCCTATTCGCTAACCCTAGAAACGCCGCATCAGGGAGTTTGAGGCAGCTTGATAGCAAAATCACTAAAAAGCGTAAATTGCAATTCATTCCTTGGGGCGTGGGCAAGCATTCTTTAAATTTTTTAAGCTTTAAGGAGTGTTTGGATTTTATTGTCTCGTTAGGTTTTAGCGCTATTCAATACTTAAGCCTAAACAAAAACCACCAAGAAATAGAAGAAAATTACCACACCCTGATTAGAGAAAGGGAGGGCTTTTTTGCCCTTTTAGACGGCATGGTGATCGTTGTGAATGAATTGAATATTCAAAAGGAGCTAGGCTACACGCAAAAATCCCCTAAATTCGCTTGCGCTTATAAATTCCCGGCTCTAGAAAAACACACCAAAATCATAGGAGTCATCAACCAAGTGGGGCGCAGCGGGGCAATCACGCCGGTCGCTCTCTTAGAGCCTGTAGAAATTGCTGGAGCTATGATTAATAGAGCGACCTTGCACAATTATTCTGAAATTGAAAAAAAGAATATCATGCTCAATGATAGGGTCGTTGTCATTAGAAGCGGCGATGTGATCCCTAAAATCATCAAACCTTTAGAAACTTACAGAGACGGCTCGCAACAAAAAATCATGCGCCCCAAAGTTTGCCCCATATGCTCGCATGAGCTTTTATGCGAAGAGATTTTTACTTATTGTCAAAACCTTAATTGCCCAGCAAGGTTGAAAGAAAGCTTGATTCATTTTGCTTCTAAAGACGCTTTAAACATTCAAGGCTTGGGCGATAAAGTCATAGAGCAACTTTTTGAAGAAAAACTCATTGTTAACGCCCTGGATTTGTATGCTTTAAAGTTAGAAGATTTAATGCGGCTAGACAAATTCAAAATCAAAAAAGCTCAAAATCTGTTAGACGCTATTCAAAAGAGCAAAAACCCTCCTTTATGGCGTTTGATCAACGCTTTAGGGATTGAGCATATCGGTAAGGGAGCGAGTAAAACGCTAGCCAAATACGGCTTAAATGTGTTAGAAAAAAGCGAAGCCGAGTTTTTAGAAATGGAAGGCTTTGGGGTGGAAATGGCGCGCTCTTTAGTCAATTTTTATGCGAGCAATCAGGAATTTATCCGATCGTTATTTGATTTGTTAAACCCTAAAAGTAGCGATACGGCTGAAGAAAAGCAAAAAAGCTCTTCTGTTTTCAGTGATAAAACGATTGTTCTAACCGGCACGCTTTCTAAACCACGGCAAGAATACGCTCAAATGTTAGAAAATTTAGGGGCAAAAATTGCTTCAAGCGTGAGCGCTAAAACCGATTTTTTAATCGCTGGAGAGAACCCCGGCTCAAAACTCGCTCTGGCAAAAAAACATGGCGTGAGCGTTTTGAATGAAGAAGAATTGTTAAAACGCCTTAAGGAATTGGATTAA
- a CDS encoding chemotaxis signal transduction protein CheV — MVRDIDKTTSLHLNNEAQFLCFRLDAEKDAQLYGMNIFKIREIIHYDGEVTEILGGSDGVMLGFLSVRGESIPLVDVKRWLHYSANDPSRDLKECSVKDDHNLVIVCHFSNHSIALKVLKIERIIHKNWTEISARDKQGINEEGKLSAITRFDKERVVQILDVEKMISDVFPSLKDLDDLTLRCIEAIQSQKLILIAEDSLSALKTLEKIVQTLELRYLAFPNGRELLDYLYEKEHYQQVGVVITDLEMPNVSGFEVLKTIKADHRTEHLPVIINSSMSSDSNRQLAQSLEADGFVVKSNILEIHEMLKKTLS; from the coding sequence GTGGTAAGAGACATTGACAAAACGACTTCGTTGCACTTGAACAACGAAGCACAGTTTCTATGCTTTAGATTAGATGCAGAAAAAGACGCCCAACTTTATGGCATGAATATTTTTAAGATCCGAGAAATTATCCATTATGACGGGGAAGTTACAGAGATTCTTGGGGGGAGCGATGGCGTGATGCTCGGGTTTCTTAGCGTTAGGGGCGAGTCTATCCCTTTAGTGGATGTGAAAAGGTGGTTGCATTATAGTGCTAATGATCCGAGCCGTGATCTAAAAGAATGCAGCGTTAAAGATGACCATAATTTAGTGATCGTGTGCCATTTTTCTAACCATTCCATCGCTCTAAAGGTTTTAAAAATTGAAAGGATCATCCATAAAAATTGGACTGAGATTAGCGCTAGGGACAAACAAGGCATTAATGAAGAGGGTAAGCTTAGTGCTATCACCCGTTTTGATAAAGAACGAGTGGTGCAGATCTTAGATGTGGAAAAGATGATTAGCGATGTTTTCCCTAGCTTGAAAGATTTGGACGATTTGACTTTGCGTTGCATAGAAGCCATTCAAAGCCAAAAACTCATTTTAATCGCTGAAGATTCCTTAAGCGCTCTTAAAACCCTAGAAAAAATCGTTCAAACTTTAGAATTGCGTTATTTAGCCTTTCCAAATGGGAGGGAATTGTTGGATTATTTGTATGAAAAAGAACATTACCAACAAGTCGGCGTGGTTATTACGGATTTAGAAATGCCTAACGTTTCAGGGTTTGAAGTGCTAAAAACCATTAAAGCTGATCACAGGACTGAGCATCTTCCTGTGATTATCAATTCGTCCATGAGCAGCGATTCTAACCGCCAGTTAGCCCAATCTTTAGAAGCGGATGGTTTTGTGGTAAAATCTAACATTCTTGAAATCCATGAAATGCTTAAAAAAACGCTTTCATAA
- a CDS encoding adenylate kinase, translating into MKQLFLIIGAPGSGKTTDAELIAKNNSETIAHFSTGDLLRAESAKKTERGLLIEKFTSQGELVPLEIVVETILSAIKSSSKGIILIDGYPRSVEQMQALDKELNAQNEVILKSVIEVEVSENTAKERVLGRSRGADDNEKVFHNRMRVFLDPLAEIQNFYKAKRLHKIINGERSIEEIVNEIQKYILSFGN; encoded by the coding sequence TTGAAACAACTATTTTTGATCATTGGAGCCCCAGGGAGTGGTAAAACCACTGACGCAGAGCTTATCGCTAAGAATAACAGCGAAACAATCGCTCATTTTTCTACTGGGGATTTATTGAGAGCTGAGAGCGCTAAAAAGACCGAGCGAGGCTTATTGATTGAGAAATTCACTTCTCAAGGCGAATTAGTGCCTTTAGAAATTGTGGTAGAAACGATCCTTTCAGCGATTAAAAGCTCTAGTAAAGGGATCATTTTAATTGATGGCTATCCCAGGAGCGTGGAACAAATGCAAGCTTTAGATAAGGAATTGAACGCTCAAAATGAAGTGATCTTAAAAAGCGTGATTGAAGTAGAAGTGAGTGAAAATACCGCTAAAGAAAGGGTTTTAGGGCGCTCTAGGGGGGCTGATGATAATGAAAAGGTGTTTCATAACCGCATGCGGGTGTTTTTAGACCCCTTAGCTGAAATCCAAAACTTCTACAAGGCTAAACGTTTGCATAAAATCATCAATGGTGAAAGGAGCATTGAAGAAATCGTGAATGAAATACAAAAATATATTTTGTCTTTTGGGAATTAA
- a CDS encoding glycosyltransferase family 25 protein: protein MIGVYIISLKESQRRLDTEKLILESNEKFKGRCVFQIFDAISPKHQDFEKLLQELYDAQSLLQSDWYHSYVGAGLTLPELGCYLSHYLLWKECVKLDQPVVILEDDAMLESNFMQALEDCLKSPFDFVRLYGCYWYYHETKFHVLPKEFVFPPFDYPFKNNPILEKFKKFFDVSRFLNLSTHKVIHYILKKIQKSYYATHEKEAFFLEHFYLTSVYVASTASYYLTPKGAKTFIEATERFKIIEPVDMFMDNSAYHDIANLTYVPCPVSLSEHSLDSTIQKPQKKSLKSYPFPPKKSTFKNLFYYSINAKKRLKAFYKYSRRYAPLKTPKEV from the coding sequence GTGATTGGTGTCTATATCATTTCTTTAAAAGAAAGTCAAAGGCGTTTGGATACTGAAAAACTCATTTTAGAATCCAATGAAAAGTTTAAAGGCCGTTGCGTTTTTCAAATCTTTGACGCCATTAGCCCTAAACATCAAGATTTTGAAAAATTACTTCAAGAGCTTTATGACGCTCAAAGTTTATTGCAATCTGATTGGTATCATTCTTATGTTGGCGCTGGTTTGACTTTGCCTGAATTGGGGTGTTATTTAAGCCATTATCTTTTATGGAAAGAATGCGTCAAATTAGATCAACCGGTCGTTATTTTAGAAGATGATGCAATGCTAGAGTCTAATTTCATGCAAGCTTTAGAAGATTGCTTGAAAAGCCCTTTTGATTTTGTGAGACTCTATGGGTGCTATTGGTATTACCACGAGACAAAATTCCATGTTTTACCCAAAGAATTTGTATTTCCTCCCTTTGATTATCCTTTTAAAAATAACCCTATTTTAGAAAAATTTAAAAAATTTTTTGATGTTTCTAGATTTTTGAATCTTTCTACCCATAAAGTCATCCACTATATTCTCAAAAAAATACAAAAAAGCTATTACGCAACGCATGAAAAAGAAGCCTTTTTCTTAGAGCATTTTTATCTCACCAGCGTGTATGTGGCTTCTACAGCCAGTTATTATTTAACCCCTAAGGGTGCTAAAACTTTTATAGAAGCCACGGAGCGTTTTAAAATCATAGAGCCGGTGGATATGTTTATGGATAATTCTGCTTATCATGATATAGCGAATCTGACTTATGTGCCTTGCCCTGTTTCTTTAAGCGAGCATTCTTTAGACAGCACCATTCAAAAGCCCCAAAAAAAGAGCTTGAAATCTTACCCATTTCCGCCTAAAAAATCAACTTTTAAGAATCTTTTCTACTACAGCATTAACGCTAAAAAGCGTTTAAAAGCTTTTTACAAGTACAGCAGACGATACGCTCCTTTAAAAACCCCTAAAGAGGTTTAA
- a CDS encoding glycosyltransferase family 25 protein, whose product MTQVYIISLKESQRRLDTEKLVLESNETFKGRCVFQIFDAIGPKHEDFEKFIQELYDSSSLLKSDWFHSDYCYQELLPQEFGCYLSHYLLWKECVKTNQPVVILEDDVALESNFMQALEDCLKSPFDFVRLYGHYWGGHKTNLCALPIYTETEEAEASIEKTPIENHEVTPPNPTQDAQQDCIIETQQDPKELSEPCKIVPQKTSFNPVVFRKIKRKLNHFIGNILARTEVYKNLDDLTGKYDDLTGKYDDLTGKYDDLTGKYDDLTTKYESLLAKEVNIKETFWESRADSEKEAFFLEHFYLTSVYVATTAGYYLTPKGAKTFIEATERFKIIEPVDMFMNNPTYHDVANFTYLPCPVSLNKHAFNSTIQNAKKPDISLKPPRKSYFDNLFYHKFNARKCLKAFNKYSRRYAPLKTPKEV is encoded by the coding sequence TTGACACAAGTTTATATCATTTCTTTAAAAGAAAGTCAAAGGCGTTTGGATACTGAAAAACTCGTTTTGGAATCCAATGAAACATTTAAAGGTCGTTGTGTTTTTCAAATTTTTGACGCTATTGGCCCTAAACACGAAGATTTTGAAAAATTTATTCAAGAGCTTTATGATTCTTCAAGTTTATTAAAATCCGATTGGTTCCATTCTGATTATTGTTATCAAGAATTATTGCCCCAAGAATTTGGGTGCTATTTAAGCCATTATCTTTTGTGGAAAGAATGCGTCAAAACAAACCAACCGGTCGTTATTTTAGAAGATGATGTAGCACTAGAGTCTAATTTCATGCAAGCCTTAGAAGATTGCTTGAAAAGCCCTTTTGATTTTGTGAGACTCTACGGGCATTATTGGGGAGGCCATAAAACCAATTTGTGCGCTCTCCCTATCTATACAGAAACTGAAGAGGCTGAAGCGTCTATTGAAAAAACGCCTATTGAAAACCATGAAGTTACCCCCCCCAATCCCACACAAGATGCACAACAAGATTGTATTATTGAAACGCAACAAGACCCCAAAGAACTATCTGAGCCTTGCAAAATAGTGCCCCAAAAAACCTCTTTTAATCCAGTGGTTTTTAGAAAAATTAAAAGAAAACTCAACCACTTCATTGGAAATATTTTAGCTCGGACAGAAGTGTATAAAAATCTCGATGATCTCACAGGAAAATACGATGATCTCACAGGAAAATACGATGATCTCACAGGAAAATACGATGATCTCACAGGAAAATACGATGATCTCACCACAAAATACGAATCCTTATTGGCAAAAGAGGTAAACATCAAAGAGACTTTTTGGGAATCTCGCGCTGATAGCGAAAAAGAAGCCTTTTTTTTAGAGCATTTCTACCTTACTAGCGTGTATGTAGCCACTACAGCAGGCTACTACCTCACGCCTAAGGGTGCTAAAACTTTTATAGAAGCCACGGAGCGTTTTAAAATCATAGAGCCGGTGGATATGTTTATGAACAACCCCACTTACCATGATGTGGCTAATTTTACTTATTTGCCTTGCCCTGTTTCTTTAAACAAACATGCTTTCAATAGCACCATTCAAAATGCAAAAAAACCTGATATTTCATTAAAACCCCCTAGAAAATCCTATTTTGATAATCTTTTTTATCATAAATTCAACGCCAGAAAGTGCTTAAAAGCCTTTAATAAATACAGCAGACGATACGCTCCTTTAAAAACCCCTAAAGAGGTTTAA
- a CDS encoding inorganic pyrophosphatase, which translates to MNLDQLEVSHDADSLCVVIEISKHSNIKYELDKESGALMVDRVLYGAQNYPANYGFVPNTLGSDGDPVDALVLSDVAFQAGSVVKARLVGVLNMEDESGMDEKLLALPIDKIDPTHSYVKDIDDLSKHTLDKIKHFFETYKDLEPNKWVKVKGFENKESAIKVLEKAIKAYQG; encoded by the coding sequence ATGAATTTAGACCAATTAGAAGTGAGCCATGACGCTGATTCTTTGTGCGTGGTGATTGAAATATCCAAGCATTCTAATATCAAGTATGAATTGGATAAAGAAAGCGGGGCTTTAATGGTGGATAGGGTGCTTTATGGGGCGCAAAATTACCCCGCAAATTACGGCTTTGTGCCTAACACTTTAGGATCTGATGGCGACCCTGTAGATGCGCTTGTTTTAAGCGATGTGGCTTTTCAAGCCGGAAGCGTAGTGAAAGCGCGCTTGGTTGGGGTGTTGAACATGGAAGATGAAAGCGGAATGGATGAAAAACTGCTCGCTCTACCCATAGATAAGATCGATCCCACGCATTCCTATGTCAAGGATATTGATGATTTGTCCAAACACACTTTAGATAAAATCAAACATTTTTTTGAAACTTACAAGGATTTAGAGCCTAATAAATGGGTGAAAGTCAAGGGGTTTGAAAACAAAGAGAGCGCGATTAAGGTTTTAGAGAAAGCGATAAAAGCCTATCAAGGCTAA
- a CDS encoding endonuclease MutS2 gives MSDAPKRSLNPTLMMNNNNTPPKPLEESLDLKEFIALFKTFFAKERDTIALENDLKQAFTYLTEVDSIGLIAPKSVKESDLILIKLTKLGTLHLDEIYEIVKRLRYIVVLQNAFKPFTHLKFHERLNAIILPPFFNDLILLLDDEGQIKQGANATLDALNESLNRLKKENAKVIHHYAHSKELAPYLVDTQSHLKHGYECLLLKSGFSSTIKGVVLERSANGYFYLLPESAQKIAQKIAQIDNEIDCCIVEMCQTLSRSLQKHLLFLKFLFKEFDFLDSLQARLNFAKAYNLEFVMPSFTQKKMVLENFSHPILKEPKPLNLKFEKSMLAVTGVNAGGKTMLLKSLLSAAFLSKNLIPMKINAHHSTIPYFKEIHAIINDPQNSANNISTFAGRMKQFSALLSKENMLLGVDEIELGTDADEASSLYKTLLEKLLKQNNQIIITTHHKRLSVLMAENKEVELLAALYDEEKERPTYTFLKGVIGKSYAFETALRYGVPHFLIEKAKAFYGEDKEKLNALIENSSALERELKQKNESLENALKEQEDLKNAWLLEVEKQKEIFHHKKLELEKSYQQALNILKSEVASKDTSSMHKEIHKASEILNRHKTDQEIPQTITSFQINEKARYKNESVLIIQILDKGYYLVETELGMRLKAHGSWLKQIQKPPKNKFKPPKTIIPKPKEASLRLDLRGQRSEEALDLLDAFLNDALLGGFEEVLICHGKGSGILEKFVKEFLKNHSKVVSFSDAPINLGGSGVKIVKL, from the coding sequence TTGTCAGACGCTCCAAAAAGATCCCTTAATCCAACCCTAATGATGAATAATAATAATACCCCACCCAAACCCCTAGAAGAAAGCCTGGATTTAAAAGAGTTTATCGCTCTTTTTAAAACCTTTTTCGCAAAAGAAAGAGACACTATCGCTTTAGAAAACGATCTCAAACAGGCTTTCACTTATCTAACTGAAGTGGATTCGATCGGTTTGATCGCCCCTAAAAGCGTGAAAGAAAGCGATCTTATTCTTATCAAACTCACCAAATTAGGGACGCTCCATTTAGATGAAATCTATGAGATTGTCAAACGATTGCGCTACATTGTCGTTTTACAAAACGCTTTTAAACCTTTCACGCATTTAAAATTTCATGAACGCCTTAACGCTATTATTTTACCCCCCTTTTTTAATGATCTAATCCTTTTATTGGATGATGAAGGGCAAATCAAACAAGGGGCGAACGCTACCCTAGACGCTTTGAATGAAAGCTTGAACCGCCTTAAAAAAGAGAACGCCAAAGTTATTCATCATTACGCCCACTCTAAAGAGCTTGCCCCTTATTTAGTGGATACGCAAAGCCACCTTAAGCATGGTTATGAATGCCTTTTATTAAAGAGCGGGTTTTCTAGCACGATTAAAGGCGTTGTGCTAGAAAGAAGCGCTAATGGTTATTTCTATCTTTTGCCTGAAAGCGCCCAAAAAATCGCACAAAAAATCGCCCAAATTGATAATGAAATAGATTGCTGTATCGTTGAAATGTGTCAAACTCTAAGCCGTAGCTTGCAAAAACACCTTTTATTTTTAAAATTCCTTTTCAAAGAATTTGATTTTTTAGACAGCTTGCAAGCCCGACTTAATTTCGCTAAAGCCTACAATTTAGAATTTGTCATGCCAAGCTTTACGCAAAAAAAAATGGTTTTAGAAAACTTTTCGCACCCCATTTTAAAAGAGCCAAAGCCCTTAAATTTGAAGTTTGAAAAATCCATGCTCGCTGTTACCGGCGTGAATGCGGGCGGGAAAACCATGCTCTTAAAATCGCTTTTAAGCGCGGCGTTTTTGAGTAAGAATCTTATTCCCATGAAAATCAACGCCCATCATTCCACTATCCCCTATTTTAAAGAAATCCACGCCATTATCAACGACCCCCAAAACAGCGCGAACAATATTTCTACTTTTGCCGGCAGAATGAAGCAATTTAGCGCTCTTTTATCCAAAGAAAACATGCTTTTAGGCGTTGATGAAATTGAGCTAGGGACTGACGCTGATGAAGCGAGCAGTTTGTATAAAACCCTGTTAGAAAAATTGCTTAAACAAAACAACCAAATCATTATCACCACGCACCACAAACGCCTGAGCGTTTTAATGGCAGAAAACAAAGAAGTGGAATTACTAGCCGCTCTTTATGACGAAGAAAAAGAACGGCCCACTTACACTTTTTTAAAAGGGGTTATTGGCAAAAGCTATGCGTTTGAAACCGCTTTACGCTATGGCGTGCCGCATTTTTTGATTGAAAAAGCGAAAGCCTTTTATGGCGAAGATAAGGAAAAATTGAACGCTTTGATTGAAAATTCCAGCGCGTTAGAAAGGGAATTAAAACAAAAAAATGAAAGCTTAGAGAACGCTTTAAAAGAGCAAGAAGATTTAAAAAACGCATGGCTTTTAGAAGTGGAAAAACAAAAAGAAATCTTTCACCATAAAAAATTGGAATTGGAAAAATCCTACCAACAAGCCTTAAACATCTTAAAAAGCGAAGTCGCTTCAAAAGATACCAGCTCCATGCATAAAGAAATCCATAAAGCGAGTGAGATTTTAAACAGGCATAAAACAGACCAAGAGATCCCCCAAACGATAACAAGCTTTCAAATTAACGAAAAAGCGCGTTATAAAAATGAAAGCGTGCTGATTATACAAATTTTAGACAAGGGCTATTACTTGGTAGAAACCGAGCTTGGCATGCGCTTAAAAGCGCATGGGAGTTGGTTGAAACAAATCCAAAAACCCCCTAAAAACAAATTCAAACCCCCTAAAACCATCATTCCTAAACCTAAAGAAGCGAGCTTGCGCCTTGATTTAAGGGGGCAACGCAGCGAAGAAGCCCTGGATTTACTAGACGCTTTTTTAAACGACGCGCTTTTAGGGGGCTTTGAAGAAGTGCTTATTTGCCATGGTAAGGGGAGCGGGATTTTAGAAAAGTTTGTGAAAGAATTTCTAAAAAACCACTCTAAAGTAGTGAGTTTTAGCGACGCTCCCATTAATTTAGGCGGCAGTGGGGTTAAAATCGTTAAATTGTAG
- a CDS encoding UDP-N-acetylmuramate--L-alanine ligase: MQDPFYRYRGIGISGLAKYLKAQGATISGSDIAISPSVKYLKALGVEINIPHDPKAINNQDVIIHSAIIKENNTEIQRAKELEIPILSRKDALYSILKDKRVFSVCGAHGKSSITAMLSAICPFFGAIIGAHSKEFDSNVRESADMSLVFEADESDSSFLFSNPFCAIVPNTEPEHLEHYDHDLERFFSAYKYFLDHAQKRVIYKEDPFLQNYSKDAIVLEKKDIYNIQYILKDGEPYTSFELKDLGAFLVWGLGEHNATNASLAILSALDELNLEEIRNNLLNFKGIKKRFDILQKNALILIDDYAHHPTEINATLKSARIYANLLNTQEKIIVIWQAHKYSRLMDNLEEFKKCFLEHCDRLIILPVYSASEVKRDIDLKTHFKHYNPTFIDRVRKKGDFLELLVNDDVVETIEKGFVIGFGAGDITYQLRGEM, encoded by the coding sequence TTGCAAGATCCATTTTATCGGTATAGGGGGATTGGCATTTCAGGCTTAGCCAAATACCTTAAAGCGCAAGGGGCTACAATCAGCGGATCTGATATTGCCATAAGCCCTAGCGTTAAGTATTTGAAAGCTTTAGGCGTAGAAATTAATATCCCGCATGATCCAAAAGCGATCAATAATCAAGATGTTATTATCCATTCAGCCATTATCAAAGAAAACAATACCGAAATACAAAGGGCTAAGGAATTAGAAATCCCTATTTTGTCTCGTAAAGACGCTTTGTATTCTATCCTTAAAGACAAGCGCGTTTTTAGCGTGTGCGGGGCTCATGGAAAGAGCAGTATCACGGCCATGTTGAGCGCGATTTGCCCCTTTTTTGGAGCGATTATTGGGGCGCATTCTAAAGAGTTTGATTCCAATGTGCGAGAGAGCGCGGATATGAGCTTGGTTTTTGAAGCCGATGAAAGCGATTCAAGTTTTTTATTTTCCAACCCTTTTTGCGCGATTGTGCCTAACACCGAGCCAGAACATTTGGAGCATTATGACCACGATTTAGAGCGCTTTTTCTCCGCTTATAAATATTTTTTAGACCATGCTCAAAAAAGAGTGATTTATAAAGAAGATCCTTTTTTACAAAACTATTCTAAAGACGCTATTGTTTTAGAAAAAAAAGACATTTATAATATTCAATATATTTTAAAAGACGGCGAGCCTTACACTTCATTTGAATTAAAAGACTTAGGGGCTTTTTTGGTGTGGGGGTTAGGCGAACATAACGCCACGAATGCGAGTTTGGCGATTTTAAGTGCTTTAGATGAATTGAATTTAGAAGAAATTAGAAATAATTTATTGAATTTCAAAGGCATTAAAAAACGCTTTGATATTTTGCAAAAAAACGCGCTCATCCTCATTGATGATTACGCCCACCACCCCACTGAAATCAATGCCACTTTAAAAAGTGCTAGGATTTATGCTAACTTATTGAACACGCAAGAAAAAATTATTGTGATCTGGCAAGCGCACAAATACTCTCGCTTAATGGATAATTTAGAAGAGTTTAAAAAATGTTTTTTAGAGCATTGCGACAGATTGATCATCTTACCCGTTTATAGCGCGAGTGAAGTTAAAAGAGACATTGATTTGAAAACCCATTTTAAGCATTATAACCCCACCTTTATAGACAGAGTGCGTAAAAAAGGGGATTTTTTAGAGCTGTTAGTCAATGATGATGTGGTAGAAACGATTGAAAAAGGCTTTGTGATAGGCTTTGGAGCGGGGGATATTACCTATCAATTGAGAGGCGAAATGTAA